The Saccharomonospora cyanea NA-134 genome includes a region encoding these proteins:
- a CDS encoding AI-2E family transporter, translating to MSEPAVRFTSGTLRRAAVVAAQLLVLFAALWALRNVTKHLSYVLIPLFTALLLTAMLEPVVGWLTKRRWPRSLAVLAALVLGLVVVGGLVTFVVFSIIDSYDELRLRVLESIERVESWLAQGPFPRSGELLGRVQEWLGGNQGQVLTQALTAFSTVGTFLVGLVIAVVLFIMFLYAGPRLWAATLLPWRPSTRVVVDDAGRRAYRGVVLYVRVTALVALIDALGIGIGLAVVGVPLAVPLAALTFIGGFIPYVGAVVSGFLAVAVTLVSNGLVAALIILGVVLAVQQLEGQVLHPLLQGSFSNLHPAVVLVALVIGGAEGGIAGALFAVPVVAAVRGVVLAVAEHHAARERTEEQTEPETGTGTGPDTGSRAGDAGGSERGQR from the coding sequence ATGTCCGAGCCCGCCGTGAGGTTCACCTCCGGCACGCTCCGCCGCGCGGCCGTCGTCGCCGCCCAGCTTCTCGTGCTGTTCGCGGCGCTCTGGGCGTTGCGAAACGTCACCAAGCACCTGAGTTACGTCCTCATCCCACTGTTCACGGCGTTGCTGCTGACGGCGATGCTGGAGCCCGTCGTCGGATGGCTCACCAAGCGCCGCTGGCCACGCTCCCTCGCCGTGCTCGCCGCGCTCGTGCTGGGGCTCGTCGTCGTGGGAGGTCTCGTCACCTTCGTGGTGTTCTCGATCATCGACTCCTACGACGAGCTGCGCCTGCGGGTACTGGAGAGCATCGAACGAGTCGAGTCCTGGTTGGCGCAGGGTCCCTTCCCCCGCAGCGGTGAACTGCTGGGCCGGGTGCAGGAGTGGCTCGGCGGCAACCAGGGCCAGGTGCTCACCCAGGCGCTCACGGCGTTCAGCACCGTGGGGACGTTCCTGGTGGGCCTCGTGATCGCCGTGGTGTTGTTCATCATGTTCCTCTACGCGGGGCCACGGCTGTGGGCGGCGACGCTGCTGCCGTGGCGGCCCAGCACCCGCGTCGTCGTGGACGACGCCGGGCGCCGCGCCTACCGCGGCGTCGTGCTGTACGTGCGTGTGACGGCACTCGTCGCCCTCATCGACGCGCTCGGCATCGGCATCGGTCTCGCGGTGGTGGGGGTGCCACTCGCCGTACCGCTCGCGGCACTGACGTTCATCGGCGGCTTCATCCCGTACGTCGGTGCCGTGGTGTCGGGCTTCCTCGCCGTGGCCGTGACGCTCGTCAGCAACGGTCTGGTGGCGGCGCTCATCATCCTCGGCGTGGTACTGGCGGTGCAGCAGCTCGAAGGTCAGGTGCTGCACCCTCTCCTGCAGGGCAGCTTCAGCAACCTGCACCCCGCCGTGGTGCTCGTGGCGCTGGTGATCGGGGGCGCGGAAGGGGGCATCGCCGGTGCGCTGTTCGCGGTGCCCGTCGTGGCGGCGGTCCGGGGCGTGGTGCTCGCCGTGGCCGAACACCACGCGGCACGGGAGAGAACGGAGGAACAGACCGAGCCGGAAACCGGAACCGGAACCGGGCCCGACACCGGGTCGAGAGCCGGCGACGCCGGTGGCTCCGAGCGCGGCCAGCGCTGA
- a CDS encoding cytochrome P450, whose protein sequence is MNRTELRMALRTLPFLDAHRTDPARHVRLADDPPKLLVWEPETIGWLFGSDPELDHPGSRSLKPLFGDHSLLWVDGPRHAAYRKLLGPPLRGRRLAAYTPLVADTVHEAVDALRVGQTVALADWTRHVALRVIARLVLGDVDDRTGEVLDDFTTWIDDALGSRPRTLAHRFLRGGLPRSGPELDARLVEWARSGRGHEPPTLGSLLLDAEGPLAGLGGGDSDDLRDQLVSLLFAGHETTASAAAWTLYWLARDESLRRDVLAELDATTDDAPAASAVPLLTAVISEALRLAPPVTVAENRRLRGPARLLGRTLPAGTTLTTSIYLAHRQDDTFARPLRFDPTRFLDHKFSPAHYLPFGGGSRRCLGSQLAMLELRLITATVLRRREWRLVNPSAGRLQLRGHAMAPSSRLRMRVTACRD, encoded by the coding sequence ATGAACCGCACCGAGTTGCGGATGGCGCTACGGACACTGCCGTTCCTGGACGCCCACCGCACCGACCCGGCGCGGCACGTCCGGCTGGCGGACGACCCGCCGAAGCTGCTCGTCTGGGAGCCCGAGACGATCGGCTGGCTGTTCGGCTCGGACCCCGAACTCGATCACCCGGGCAGCCGCAGCCTCAAACCGCTGTTCGGCGACCACTCACTGCTGTGGGTCGACGGACCCCGGCACGCCGCCTACCGGAAGTTGCTCGGCCCACCGTTGCGCGGCCGTCGCCTGGCGGCCTACACGCCCCTGGTAGCCGACACCGTGCACGAGGCGGTGGACGCGCTGCGCGTGGGACAGACCGTGGCGCTGGCCGACTGGACCAGGCACGTCGCCCTGCGGGTCATCGCCCGGCTCGTACTCGGCGACGTGGACGACCGCACCGGCGAGGTCCTCGACGACTTCACCACCTGGATCGACGACGCACTCGGCTCACGGCCCCGCACCCTGGCGCATCGCTTCCTGCGAGGCGGACTGCCCCGGTCCGGACCGGAACTGGATGCCCGGCTCGTGGAGTGGGCGCGTTCGGGGCGAGGGCACGAACCCCCGACGCTGGGCTCGCTGTTGCTGGACGCCGAGGGCCCGCTGGCCGGACTCGGCGGCGGCGATTCGGACGACCTCCGAGATCAGCTCGTGTCGTTGTTGTTCGCCGGGCACGAGACCACGGCGTCGGCCGCGGCGTGGACCCTGTACTGGCTGGCTCGCGACGAGTCGTTGCGCCGTGACGTCCTCGCCGAGCTCGACGCGACCACCGACGACGCGCCCGCGGCCTCGGCGGTGCCCCTGCTCACCGCCGTGATCTCCGAGGCACTCCGACTGGCGCCCCCGGTGACGGTCGCCGAGAACCGGCGCCTCCGCGGTCCCGCCCGGCTTCTCGGCCGGACGCTGCCCGCCGGAACGACCCTGACGACGAGCATCTACCTCGCCCACCGGCAGGACGACACGTTCGCCCGGCCGCTCAGGTTCGACCCCACCAGGTTCCTCGACCACAAGTTCTCGCCGGCGCACTACCTGCCGTTCGGCGGCGGCAGCAGGCGGTGCCTCGGCAGCCAGCTCGCCATGCTGGAGCTGCGTCTGATCACCGCGACGGTGTTGCGGCGACGGGAGTGGCGTCTCGTGAACCCGTCGGCGGGGAGGTTGCAACTGCGGGGCCACGCGATGGCACCGTCGTCCCGGCTTCGCATGCGGGTCACGGCATGCCGCGACTGA
- a CDS encoding prenyltransferase/squalene oxidase repeat-containing protein, with protein sequence MTPRVSWSDRTAETVRTLLTDMAADVNGQYEPCVYETGRLVTLAPSLPHHRQRVEFLLRTQRGDGRWGGPGEYDVVTTLSATEALLVERRRPGAGPAVAQAADRGVEALSQRLAQADSLPDTVAVELVVPALLSEINAHLARLGRAPLPEPAGTRPDLLDAVRGALAQGHELPEKLWHSLELFGPAARGAASVRPVDGRLVGCSPAATAAWLGDDVLREGRDPGVAYLLSVQHENGGVPVAAPLTLFERSWVLCTLLEAGVPLTAPQPVMRELVQSLHDAFGDDGAAGGPGLPVDVDDTAVGLHALALLGSPRSPDCLRQFHRGDHFFCFPEERTPSTSANAHVVQALGTLLALPPDTSPLSDAQRRWCTDDLATVVRWLVENQHPDGYWTDKWHASPYYATVCCVAALARHGGAAAREALDRAVDWVLTSEREGGTWGRWFGTREETAYAVRALLTAGEPDSEPVARAAARGARYLRDHWSDEREHPPLWHDKDVYTPTRIIRTEMLASLHSAHTDPRTAPLLADSDLPVPTGSA encoded by the coding sequence ATGACACCCCGTGTGTCCTGGTCGGACCGTACGGCCGAGACAGTACGAACCCTGCTCACCGACATGGCCGCCGACGTGAACGGGCAGTACGAACCGTGCGTCTACGAGACCGGGCGACTCGTCACCCTGGCGCCGTCGCTGCCGCACCACCGGCAACGGGTGGAGTTCCTGTTGCGCACGCAGCGGGGCGACGGCCGCTGGGGCGGTCCGGGTGAGTACGACGTCGTCACCACCCTGAGCGCCACCGAGGCACTGCTCGTCGAACGACGACGGCCGGGCGCCGGCCCTGCGGTCGCGCAGGCGGCCGACCGCGGTGTGGAGGCCCTGTCCCAGCGGCTGGCGCAGGCCGACTCGTTGCCGGACACCGTCGCCGTGGAACTCGTCGTGCCCGCGTTGCTCTCCGAGATCAACGCGCACCTCGCCCGCCTCGGGCGTGCGCCGTTGCCCGAACCCGCGGGCACGCGGCCCGACCTGCTCGACGCCGTACGCGGTGCGCTGGCACAGGGGCACGAGCTGCCCGAGAAGCTGTGGCACTCGCTGGAGCTGTTCGGACCGGCCGCTCGCGGCGCCGCCTCCGTGCGACCCGTCGACGGCCGCCTCGTGGGATGTTCCCCCGCGGCCACGGCGGCGTGGCTGGGTGACGACGTGCTGCGGGAAGGACGAGACCCCGGTGTGGCGTACCTGCTGTCGGTGCAGCACGAGAACGGCGGGGTGCCCGTCGCCGCGCCGCTGACGCTGTTCGAGCGATCGTGGGTGCTGTGCACGCTGCTCGAAGCCGGGGTGCCGCTCACGGCTCCGCAGCCGGTGATGCGGGAGCTCGTCCAGAGCCTGCACGACGCGTTCGGCGACGACGGCGCGGCCGGAGGCCCCGGTCTGCCCGTCGACGTCGACGACACGGCGGTCGGGTTGCACGCCCTGGCCCTGCTCGGCAGCCCCCGCTCACCGGACTGCCTGCGACAGTTCCACCGAGGCGACCACTTCTTCTGCTTCCCGGAGGAACGCACCCCCTCCACCAGCGCCAACGCCCACGTCGTGCAGGCGCTGGGCACGCTGCTCGCCCTGCCGCCGGACACCTCTCCCCTCAGCGACGCACAAAGGCGGTGGTGCACCGACGACCTCGCCACCGTGGTGCGGTGGCTCGTCGAGAACCAGCATCCCGACGGGTACTGGACGGACAAGTGGCACGCCTCCCCCTACTACGCCACCGTCTGCTGCGTGGCCGCGCTCGCCCGCCACGGCGGTGCGGCAGCGCGGGAAGCCCTGGATCGCGCCGTCGACTGGGTTCTCACCTCCGAACGCGAGGGCGGCACCTGGGGCCGGTGGTTCGGCACCCGCGAGGAGACCGCGTACGCGGTGCGGGCGCTTCTCACGGCCGGTGAGCCGGACAGCGAACCCGTCGCACGAGCCGCCGCACGCGGGGCGCGCTACCTGCGCGATCACTGGTCGGACGAGCGGGAGCACCCGCCACTGTGGCACGACAAGGACGTCTACACGCCCACCCGCATCATCCGCACGGAGATGCTGGCGAGCCTCCACTCGGCGCACACCGATCCGCGCACCGCACCGCTGCTGGCCGACTCCGACCTGCCGGTACCGACGGGATCGGCATGA
- a CDS encoding SAM-dependent methyltransferase, whose protein sequence is MPQGALNPDGATFAVVPNIARIRNFWLNGDRHEAGDREMARRIELCCPHIPYLVRAQRSLVQRQVRYLAEQGVTQFLDLGSGLPDQGYVHHVAQEVDPACRVVYVDADDSIAADSAELLEGSANTRFVVADCRDVAGVLDHRDVRAVLDPATPFAVLMTELLLHVPDSEDPEGLVSSWVAAMPPGSYLAVSHFGEDDQVLKGFRIFESLRFGRFPEVSLRSQERVAEFFTGLDIVEPGVVPAPLWRPGPDEETVRNPNEVRMYAGVGRKN, encoded by the coding sequence ATGCCCCAGGGAGCACTGAACCCGGACGGGGCGACCTTCGCGGTCGTGCCCAACATCGCCCGCATCAGGAACTTCTGGCTGAACGGTGACCGCCACGAGGCCGGCGACCGCGAGATGGCGCGGCGTATCGAACTGTGCTGTCCGCACATCCCCTACCTCGTCCGTGCGCAGCGTTCGCTCGTCCAGCGCCAGGTGCGTTACCTCGCGGAGCAGGGCGTGACCCAGTTCCTCGACCTCGGTTCGGGTCTGCCCGATCAGGGCTACGTGCACCACGTGGCGCAGGAAGTGGACCCCGCGTGCCGGGTGGTGTACGTGGACGCCGACGACTCGATCGCGGCCGACAGCGCGGAACTTCTCGAGGGCTCGGCGAACACGCGGTTCGTGGTGGCGGACTGCCGCGACGTCGCCGGTGTGCTGGACCACCGCGACGTGCGCGCGGTGCTCGACCCGGCCACGCCGTTCGCGGTGCTGATGACCGAACTGCTGCTGCACGTGCCCGACTCCGAGGACCCGGAGGGACTCGTGTCCTCGTGGGTGGCGGCCATGCCGCCGGGCAGTTACCTGGCCGTTTCCCACTTCGGGGAGGACGACCAGGTGCTCAAGGGTTTCCGGATCTTCGAAAGCCTGAGGTTCGGACGGTTCCCCGAGGTGAGCCTGCGTTCCCAGGAGCGGGTCGCGGAGTTCTTCACCGGCCTCGACATCGTCGAGCCGGGTGTGGTGCCCGCACCGTTGTGGCGTCCCGGCCCGGACGAGGAGACGGTGCGTAACCCGAACGAGGTGCGCATGTACGCGGGTGTCGGAAGGAAGAACTGA
- a CDS encoding UbiA family prenyltransferase, producing MPRLTVRELAAVHRLEFPFWLNTLCQALWGVCFAAAAPADVLTWPALAAVTAAVLLMEAGLVLNTAADLDSDSRHAERSRLSSAAHRLGRRGALRLAAGEAVAGLLLALAVSLHIGHFIVLLGAVGTLAAHVLYNVEPARLKSRGLAGAVVFACGAVALPCLLTHAALRPDVPASTALVFTGLTALAAGRVVWWSVPDRDADAAAGQRTTSVRRGAAGALHVACLLLSAGLAVLGWGLWWSGGVVAVAVGAAGHAVFTGSAVVLSRRVSAGAPVSSTRLRRTVMPVVLAADLAIVGVALSA from the coding sequence ATGCCGCGACTGACGGTGCGGGAGCTCGCGGCCGTGCACCGGCTGGAGTTCCCGTTCTGGCTCAACACGTTGTGCCAGGCGCTGTGGGGCGTGTGCTTCGCCGCGGCGGCGCCCGCGGACGTGCTGACCTGGCCCGCGCTGGCCGCCGTCACCGCCGCCGTACTGCTCATGGAGGCGGGGCTGGTGCTCAACACCGCCGCCGATCTCGACAGCGACTCCCGCCATGCCGAGCGTTCCCGGCTCTCCTCTGCCGCACACCGGCTCGGCAGACGGGGCGCGCTACGGCTCGCCGCGGGTGAAGCCGTGGCGGGACTGCTGCTCGCCCTCGCGGTGTCCCTCCATATCGGACACTTCATCGTGCTGCTGGGCGCGGTGGGCACGCTCGCGGCCCACGTCCTCTACAACGTCGAGCCTGCGCGCCTGAAGTCACGCGGGCTCGCGGGCGCCGTGGTGTTCGCCTGCGGGGCCGTCGCACTGCCGTGCCTGCTCACGCACGCCGCACTGCGTCCCGACGTGCCCGCGTCGACCGCTCTCGTGTTCACCGGGCTGACCGCGCTGGCCGCGGGACGGGTGGTGTGGTGGTCGGTCCCCGACCGCGACGCCGATGCCGCGGCGGGCCAGCGAACGACGAGTGTGCGGCGCGGTGCCGCCGGTGCGCTCCACGTGGCCTGCCTGCTGCTGTCGGCCGGTCTCGCGGTGCTCGGGTGGGGACTGTGGTGGTCCGGTGGAGTGGTCGCGGTGGCCGTGGGCGCGGCGGGACACGCGGTGTTCACCGGATCGGCCGTCGTGCTGAGCCGCCGCGTCTCGGCGGGGGCCCCGGTGAGTTCCACGAGGCTGCGCAGGACCGTCATGCCGGTGGTGCTGGCGGCCGACCTGGCGATCGTCGGCGTGGCGCTGTCGGCGTGA
- a CDS encoding phosphoribosylaminoimidazolesuccinocarboxamide synthase produces MAAVKHLHAGKVRDLYEDRGELLLVASDRVSVYDVPLPTPIPDKGALLTQLSVWWFERFGDLVPNHLVSATDVPAEFAGRAVRCRPLSMIKVECVARGYLTGSGLTEYQRSSTVCGVPLPPGLVEGSKLPEPIFTPTTKADSGHDLPITFDDVVAQEGRDTAERLRELTLRIYREGAEYAAERGIIVADTKLEFGWDADGELTLADEVLTSDSSRFWPADEWEPGRPQYSFDKQYVRDWATSTGWDKTPPGPAVPDEVVEATRQRYIDVYERLTGRTWSS; encoded by the coding sequence ATGGCGGCCGTGAAACACCTGCATGCGGGCAAGGTCCGCGACCTGTACGAGGACCGAGGTGAGTTGTTGCTCGTCGCCTCCGACCGCGTGTCGGTGTACGACGTTCCGCTGCCCACTCCCATCCCCGACAAGGGCGCCCTGCTCACGCAACTGTCGGTGTGGTGGTTCGAGCGGTTCGGTGACCTCGTGCCCAACCACCTCGTCTCGGCCACCGACGTCCCCGCGGAGTTCGCGGGCCGGGCCGTGCGCTGCCGCCCACTCAGCATGATCAAGGTCGAGTGCGTGGCGCGGGGCTACCTCACCGGCTCGGGGCTGACCGAGTACCAGCGTTCGTCCACCGTGTGCGGTGTTCCGCTGCCCCCGGGCCTCGTGGAGGGCAGCAAGCTGCCCGAACCGATCTTCACGCCCACCACCAAGGCCGACTCCGGCCACGACCTGCCGATCACGTTCGACGATGTCGTCGCGCAGGAGGGCCGCGACACCGCCGAACGACTGCGCGAACTGACACTGCGCATCTATCGCGAAGGCGCCGAGTACGCGGCCGAGCGCGGCATCATCGTGGCCGACACCAAACTGGAGTTCGGCTGGGACGCCGACGGCGAACTCACGCTCGCCGACGAGGTACTGACCTCCGACTCCTCCCGCTTCTGGCCCGCCGACGAGTGGGAACCCGGCCGGCCGCAGTACTCGTTCGACAAGCAGTACGTGCGCGACTGGGCCACCTCGACCGGTTGGGACAAGACCCCGCCGGGACCGGCCGTCCCGGACGAGGTGGTGGAGGCCACGCGGCAGCGCTACATCGACGTGTACGAGCGGCTCACAGGCCGAACCTGGAGTTCCTGA
- a CDS encoding YncE family protein, with protein MRKRLRRLGAAATSVTLAALVFTLPPTAHATPMSDVMFVGNNWDGTVDLVDARTFEKYQRIDVVGDFDERVWQMRIDQRIAMAVVRNTAGEGHDQLVDDIMVSPDGRTMYVSRPSLGDVAAYDIASGDQLWHRRVHGYRSDHMALSPDGSRLLVSATTADVVDVVDTATGEIVADVPTGDFPHENRFSADGGTIYNASIGNVIAPDAEILDGLKGNRELTIIDAETLEVEKVIDFGVGIRPFVVLPDNRTMYAQLSFHNGFVEYDLEEERRTRTVHLPLSDEAKELKRRDYPLDSAHHGLAMNDDHTKICDAGTISDYAAILSVPALTVDAIVPTGDKPYWAATTPDGRYCFLSNSDSDDISVVSYDNPREVARIPVGDHPQRVRGYTVPTEVLHR; from the coding sequence ATGCGGAAGCGACTCCGGCGGCTGGGCGCTGCCGCCACCTCGGTAACCCTGGCGGCTCTGGTGTTCACACTCCCCCCGACGGCACACGCCACGCCGATGAGCGACGTGATGTTCGTCGGCAACAACTGGGACGGCACGGTCGACCTCGTCGACGCGCGCACGTTCGAGAAGTACCAGCGCATCGACGTGGTCGGGGACTTCGACGAACGCGTCTGGCAGATGCGGATCGACCAGCGCATCGCCATGGCGGTGGTCCGCAACACGGCAGGCGAGGGCCACGACCAACTCGTCGACGACATCATGGTGTCGCCCGACGGCCGCACCATGTACGTGTCGCGGCCGAGCCTCGGTGACGTCGCCGCGTACGACATCGCCAGCGGGGACCAGCTCTGGCACCGCCGGGTCCACGGCTACCGCTCCGATCACATGGCGTTGTCCCCCGACGGCAGCAGGCTGCTCGTGTCGGCCACCACCGCGGACGTGGTCGACGTCGTGGACACCGCCACCGGCGAGATCGTCGCCGATGTCCCCACCGGCGACTTCCCCCACGAGAACCGCTTCTCCGCCGACGGCGGCACCATCTACAACGCCTCGATCGGCAACGTGATCGCACCCGACGCCGAGATCCTCGACGGCCTCAAGGGCAACCGGGAACTCACGATCATCGACGCCGAGACGCTGGAGGTCGAGAAGGTCATCGACTTCGGCGTGGGCATCCGGCCGTTCGTGGTGCTGCCGGACAACCGCACGATGTACGCGCAGCTGTCGTTCCACAACGGCTTCGTCGAGTACGACCTCGAAGAGGAACGCCGCACGCGCACCGTGCACCTCCCGCTTTCGGACGAGGCGAAGGAGCTGAAGCGACGCGACTACCCGCTCGACTCGGCGCACCACGGGCTCGCCATGAACGACGACCACACCAAGATCTGCGACGCGGGAACCATCTCCGACTACGCCGCGATCCTGTCGGTGCCCGCGCTGACCGTGGACGCGATCGTGCCGACCGGTGACAAGCCCTACTGGGCCGCCACCACCCCGGACGGGCGGTACTGCTTCCTGTCCAACAGCGACAGTGACGACATCTCGGTGGTGTCGTACGACAACCCCCGCGAGGTCGCCCGCATTCCCGTCGGCGACCACCCGCAACGGGTCCGCGGCTACACCGTGCCGACGGAAGTACTGCACCGATGA
- a CDS encoding neutral/alkaline ceramidase, producing the protein MTASGKRHTRLTALGTAMALAVVTLAGTAPGHAQPEPTDTATAEVTAPGREYLVGRGIADATGEIAEVGMMGYGRLDQQAEGLHNRLRARSFVIVDAATDERVLLVVVDSPMIFSSVHQEVLARLADDYGDLYTEQNVLLTATHTHSGPGGYSHHLLYNLTTLGYHEKTFDAIADGIVESVHRAHDDLAPSTLRLTHAHLTGASANRSEEAFARNPEAERAFFPDAVDPQTTLLRIERRGEAVGAINWFPTHNTSMSGDNRLISSDNKGYAAYHWERRVEGVDYLDDTTPGFVAAFAQTNAGDMSPNLDLTPPSTPEDRHRTREIGLRQYEAAAGQLDDPGTRLRGGLDAATVYIDLSDVTVRPEFTSDSREHRTCDPAVGAAMAAGSAEDGPAFPLFAEGDNPLLDAVSDTILYEVSPELRQCQAPKGVAVPIGAMNELYPWVAETVPVQLVRIGSLYLVAIPGEVTIAAGLRLRQTVAEAVGADVRDVLVAGYSNGYVHYVTTPEEYDAQHYEGGSTLFGRWELDAFRQTAHDLATAMRDGETPPAGTAPPDLSDRQLTLQPGVVLDTPPLGGKFGDVLAQPRSAYLPGERVTTVFAGAHPGNDLHRGGTYLEVQRLVEGGWQRVADDGDWSTMLRWKRRGVSASEVTVSWEVPADAPEGTYRVRYHGDARSLSGVVREFTGTSGEFRVVTSGR; encoded by the coding sequence ATGACCGCCTCCGGGAAGCGCCACACGAGACTCACCGCGCTCGGCACCGCGATGGCGCTCGCCGTGGTCACGCTCGCCGGGACGGCACCGGGGCACGCACAGCCGGAACCCACCGACACCGCGACCGCCGAGGTCACCGCGCCCGGCCGGGAGTACCTCGTCGGGCGGGGAATCGCCGACGCGACCGGCGAGATCGCCGAGGTCGGCATGATGGGCTACGGCCGCCTCGACCAGCAGGCCGAAGGGCTCCACAACCGGCTGCGCGCACGGTCCTTCGTCATCGTCGACGCGGCCACCGACGAGCGGGTGCTGCTGGTCGTCGTCGACTCACCGATGATCTTCTCCAGCGTGCACCAGGAGGTGCTCGCCAGACTCGCCGACGACTACGGCGACCTCTACACCGAGCAGAACGTGCTGCTCACCGCCACCCACACCCACTCCGGGCCCGGCGGGTACTCGCACCACCTGCTCTACAACCTCACCACGCTCGGCTACCACGAGAAGACCTTCGACGCGATCGCCGACGGCATCGTCGAGTCGGTGCACCGGGCACACGACGACCTCGCCCCGTCGACGCTACGGCTCACCCACGCCCACCTCACCGGCGCGAGCGCCAACCGGTCGGAGGAGGCGTTCGCCCGCAACCCCGAGGCCGAGCGCGCGTTCTTCCCCGACGCCGTCGATCCCCAGACGACTCTGCTGCGCATCGAACGCCGGGGGGAAGCGGTGGGGGCGATCAACTGGTTCCCGACACACAACACGAGCATGTCGGGCGACAACCGGCTCATCAGCTCGGACAACAAGGGCTACGCCGCCTACCACTGGGAACGCCGCGTGGAGGGCGTGGACTACCTCGACGACACCACGCCCGGGTTCGTGGCCGCGTTCGCACAGACCAACGCGGGTGACATGTCCCCGAACCTCGACCTCACACCGCCGTCCACCCCGGAGGACCGGCACCGCACGAGAGAGATCGGACTGCGGCAGTACGAGGCCGCCGCGGGCCAGCTCGACGATCCGGGCACCCGCCTGCGCGGTGGGCTCGACGCCGCCACGGTCTACATCGACCTCTCCGACGTCACCGTGCGACCGGAGTTCACCTCCGACAGCCGTGAGCACCGCACCTGCGACCCGGCCGTCGGCGCCGCCATGGCGGCGGGCAGTGCCGAGGACGGCCCGGCGTTCCCGTTGTTCGCCGAGGGCGACAACCCGCTGCTCGACGCGGTGTCGGACACGATCCTCTACGAGGTCTCGCCCGAGCTGAGGCAGTGCCAGGCCCCCAAGGGCGTGGCGGTGCCGATCGGCGCGATGAACGAGCTGTACCCGTGGGTGGCGGAGACGGTGCCGGTGCAGCTCGTTCGCATCGGCTCGCTGTACCTGGTGGCCATCCCCGGCGAGGTGACGATCGCGGCGGGGTTGCGGTTACGGCAGACCGTGGCCGAGGCGGTGGGCGCGGACGTGCGCGACGTGCTCGTCGCGGGATACAGCAACGGCTACGTCCACTACGTCACCACACCCGAGGAGTACGACGCTCAGCACTACGAGGGCGGCTCGACGCTGTTCGGCCGCTGGGAGCTCGACGCCTTCCGGCAGACGGCCCACGACCTGGCCACCGCGATGCGGGACGGTGAGACACCGCCTGCGGGCACCGCGCCGCCGGATCTGTCGGACCGGCAGCTCACCCTGCAACCCGGCGTCGTGCTCGACACACCTCCGCTGGGCGGGAAGTTCGGTGACGTGCTCGCTCAACCGAGGTCGGCGTACCTCCCCGGCGAGCGGGTCACGACCGTCTTCGCGGGCGCGCATCCCGGCAACGACCTGCACCGGGGTGGCACGTACCTGGAGGTGCAGCGACTCGTCGAAGGCGGATGGCAGCGGGTCGCCGACGACGGGGACTGGTCGACCATGTTGCGCTGGAAGCGCCGAGGAGTGTCCGCTTCGGAGGTGACCGTGTCCTGGGAGGTCCCCGCCGACGCCCCGGAAGGCACCTACCGCGTCCGATACCACGGGGACGCCAGGAGTCTGTCCGGAGTGGTACGGGAGTTCACCGGCACGAGCGGGGAGTTCCGGGTCGTGACCTCCGGCCGGTGA
- a CDS encoding DUF3040 domain-containing protein, producing MLSHYERRRLEQIQEWFERDDPHLARALGQVGGPGGWARSRTLRYTIDALAVFLVVLGAATLNFGLIFFGAVCLAAAACLHVTRWNDTPPRHRRLE from the coding sequence ATGCTGAGCCACTACGAACGGCGGAGGCTGGAACAGATACAGGAGTGGTTCGAGCGCGACGATCCGCACCTTGCCAGGGCGCTCGGTCAGGTCGGCGGTCCCGGCGGTTGGGCACGTTCCCGTACCCTGCGGTACACGATCGACGCCCTGGCGGTCTTCCTCGTCGTGCTGGGCGCGGCGACGCTCAACTTCGGGCTGATCTTCTTCGGGGCGGTGTGCCTCGCGGCGGCGGCGTGCCTGCATGTCACGCGGTGGAACGACACGCCGCCCCGGCACCGGCGTCTGGAGTAG
- a CDS encoding DUF1360 domain-containing protein has product MGPVTKALRRARRTRSRYEGSASRPLGGYAGAMAAYAVGTAALTVLGRARRVRLPERVSVADTVLLSVATHKASRLFAKDAVTSPLRAPFTTYSEPAGEAELNESVRGHGVRHAVGELVTCPFCLSVWVATALTAGLVFAPRMTRLVNTMLTAVAVSDLLQLGYDGSKQLLHAAGAKANDD; this is encoded by the coding sequence ATGGGCCCGGTGACGAAGGCACTTCGGCGAGCGCGGAGGACGCGCAGCCGATACGAGGGTTCGGCGTCACGACCGCTGGGTGGCTACGCGGGCGCGATGGCGGCGTACGCGGTCGGCACGGCGGCGTTGACGGTGCTGGGGCGTGCCAGGCGCGTGCGGTTGCCCGAGAGGGTGAGCGTCGCTGACACGGTGTTGCTGTCCGTGGCGACGCACAAGGCGAGCCGCCTGTTCGCGAAGGACGCCGTCACCAGCCCGCTGAGGGCGCCGTTCACCACCTACTCCGAGCCGGCGGGCGAGGCCGAGCTCAACGAGTCGGTGCGGGGACACGGGGTGCGGCACGCCGTGGGCGAGCTCGTGACGTGCCCCTTCTGCCTTTCGGTGTGGGTGGCGACCGCTCTGACGGCCGGTCTCGTCTTCGCACCGAGGATGACCCGGCTGGTGAACACCATGCTCACCGCTGTCGCGGTATCGGACCTGCTTCAGCTCGGCTACGACGGGAGCAAGCAGCTCCTGCACGCCGCCGGGGCGAAGGCCAACGACGACTGA